The genomic stretch TTTCTGactttcttgttctcttttcttcttctacttaggtgttctcttgtatacttcgtGTGTACTAGGATTACGTGGGCCTTTGCGcttttatatttatacaatattacatatcaaaaaaaaaaaaaaaaaattgagagaatgtATCTGTGAGGTTTTTGATTGAGGTGTCTCCTGTGTTGTATGATATCAATGGCTTTGTTTTGATTTCTTTAGCAATATTTGATAACCAACGGTATCTTCTAGTCTTCCTAGGCTGTCAAGCTGGCCACTTCTTTGACAAGGTAAACAGGTTGAGTGCTTTGCCAAAACAGATGCATGAATTAGGTCATTATTGCTTTAGGAAATATCTTTTAGCTTTTGGAATGGAGTAGCTGGTTCCTTGTCCTTCCTATCCTACTGGCCAGTTTACCCTGTTTCCAAGATGCTAGTTCCAATCAAGAAGGCTGTATGACTAAGTTCTGGCCTACTGTTAACTGTTACGTTTCTTTGATTGCCCAATTTTTTGTACCAGTTGAATATTCATTCTTTGGAATTTGTATTTTATCTTAATATAAATAAGGTTTAGGTCTTCCAATTTGTGCGCAAGGAAGAGTGGTATGAACCGGATTTGCTCATATACTGTGACATGATTCTATTGTTGGGAAAGAACAAATTGATTGAAATGGCTGAAGAGCTCATTTCTGAACTAAAGAAAGAAGGCTTACAACCCATCACAAGGGCTTTTGCTGAGATGATTGGAGCATACATGCAAGTGGGTATGATAGAAAAGGCAATGGAGACATATGAATCGATGAAGGCATTAGGTTGTGCCCCAGATAGGTTAACGTTTATGATATTGATAAGAAACCTTGAGAAGGCTGGAAAAGAAGAACTAACAGCAATGGTAAAGAAGGAATGTGCTGAATATGTTGATTCGCCTGAGAAATTCCTTGGAGAAGTCGAACAGAAATATGTAAGCATTTAAGTCTTTATGCTTTCATGTTCATCATTTTTTGCTCTACAGCACAAGTTAAGGTAATTTTTTCCATGTATCTTCATTAATATATGTAATACctctgctccaagtggtatgatattgtctgctttgggccaagcccgcacggttttattattgggtttacccccaaaaggcctcataccatttagagagagaatatttcatataaacacatcatcttttctatGCTCGGGTAATGTGGGATgacacaatcaccccctcttaggacccagcgtccttgTTGGTGATCCTCATGGGCTTGTGTatgctccccccatctcaggctgggctataGTTCTGATATCATATGTAACACCCCTACTCCAAgcggtatgatattgtccgctgtTGGCCAAgtccgcacggttttattattgggtttaccctcAAAAGGCCTTATACCATTTAGagaaagaatattttatataaagaCATTATCTTTTTCATGCCTAGGCAATATGGGATGTCACAATACAGGGAAGCCAAACTGTATTCTCTGACTGTTATATGAAGTATAATCCACAATAGGGCAGAAGTATGGGAAGAAACTTTCTCACTGCATGTCATTTGTAGAAGGCATAGATGCAATGAAGCTGGGAACCCACGATATTTCTAATCCATGGAAAATTTTTAGAGAAgtccctagttttttttttttttttttgcttttaatccCAATAGAGTGTGGAGCATTGCTTGGCTGAGTTAGAACAAATAGTTAGTTTCAAAAGAATAGGTAGGAGGGCAATATGGCTAACTTATTGGAATATTTCAATTATGAATTAGTATAATTTTAGAATACTCCAATCATTTCTTCTCTTGCTCCTTGCCAGATATCTCTTAATCCTTTCAAATTGTCATAGGCTCTTTGACATTACTTAA from Corylus avellana chromosome ca1, CavTom2PMs-1.0 encodes the following:
- the LOC132164195 gene encoding protein THYLAKOID ASSEMBLY 8-like, chloroplastic, which gives rise to MAAPSKFHFPRVGILQNVPRPYHSRSSVVTCGLRGGPRKPLWRKSVLSSEAIQAIHSLKLARSSAPRLQEVFNGRLSRLLKADLLDTLAELQRQNQLDLALQVFQFVRKEEWYEPDLLIYCDMILLLGKNKLIEMAEELISELKKEGLQPITRAFAEMIGAYMQVGMIEKAMETYESMKALGCAPDRLTFMILIRNLEKAGKEELTAMVKKECAEYVDSPEKFLGEVEQKYRKRQLLNPV